The proteins below are encoded in one region of Arthrobacter sp. CJ23:
- a CDS encoding GPP34 family phosphoprotein, translating into MDAETPRAGELSLPQEFLLLATDPKGGGPELPAFVLRVGVAGAVLAELELLGAIELQGKRVRATGAAPQSEFQHQVDIIREKSRPHTPKRWVAMLESRAELHRLYEGMVQLGIVEHVGEKRLGLFKTTRYPEKDHAPEAALLQKVQAVLGGEPSDSRTTALTALLHAAGLLDKLFPGADQSRARALTKDHWPSRAVVDELRMVRMADAEAAT; encoded by the coding sequence ATGGATGCTGAAACACCGAGGGCCGGGGAGCTGAGCCTTCCCCAGGAATTTCTACTGCTGGCAACGGACCCCAAGGGCGGCGGGCCCGAACTGCCGGCGTTCGTCCTCCGGGTCGGAGTGGCGGGCGCAGTGTTGGCCGAGCTGGAACTTCTCGGCGCAATAGAGCTGCAGGGCAAGCGCGTCAGGGCTACCGGCGCCGCCCCGCAATCGGAGTTCCAGCACCAGGTGGATATCATCCGTGAAAAGTCCCGGCCCCACACTCCCAAGCGGTGGGTCGCCATGCTGGAGAGCCGCGCCGAACTGCACCGTCTCTACGAGGGGATGGTGCAGCTGGGCATCGTGGAGCATGTCGGCGAAAAACGCCTGGGCCTGTTCAAGACCACGCGGTACCCGGAGAAGGACCACGCTCCGGAAGCCGCGCTGCTGCAGAAGGTCCAAGCCGTACTCGGCGGTGAGCCGTCAGATTCCAGGACCACGGCCCTGACCGCCCTGCTTCATGCAGCAGGGCTGCTCGACAAGCTCTTCCCCGGAGCAGACCAGAGCCGGGCAAGGGCGCTGACGAAGGACCATTGGCCCTCCCGTGCGGTGGTGGACGAACTGCGCATGGTCAGGATGGCGGACGCAGAGGCCGCCACGTAA
- a CDS encoding NUDIX domain-containing protein, with protein sequence MSVRSAGILLYRRSAASELEVWIAHMGGPFWARKDAHAWSIPKGEYTEDEDPLAAAHREFAEEIGTPAPAVEYVLLGAFRQPSGKIITVFTAETDFEPGLIVSNTFDLEWPRGSGIVRSYPEIDDAVWASEAEARTKLVKGQLPILDALVRRLG encoded by the coding sequence ATGTCAGTTCGGAGCGCAGGCATTCTGCTGTACCGCCGGAGCGCCGCATCGGAGTTGGAGGTGTGGATCGCGCACATGGGCGGACCCTTCTGGGCCCGCAAGGACGCCCACGCCTGGTCCATCCCCAAAGGCGAGTACACCGAAGACGAGGACCCGCTGGCGGCAGCGCACCGCGAATTCGCCGAGGAGATCGGCACGCCCGCGCCCGCCGTCGAGTACGTTCTGCTGGGCGCCTTCCGGCAGCCCTCGGGCAAGATCATCACCGTCTTCACCGCCGAAACGGACTTTGAACCTGGACTGATCGTGAGCAACACCTTTGACCTGGAATGGCCGAGGGGCTCCGGCATCGTCCGAAGCTACCCGGAGATCGACGACGCCGTATGGGCCAGCGAGGCCGAAGCCCGCACCAAACTGGTGAAAGGTCAGCTGCCGATCCTCGATGCCCTCGTTCGGCGGCTGGGGTAG
- a CDS encoding acetylxylan esterase: MNSATSYADTETPLRSHHGQFRPEDFDSFWLDTLAEADRHPLDLRLEPVESPLRTIDVFDLTFAGFGGEPVKGWLRLPRARGAKLQAIVEYVGYGSGRGHHIDNLLWSSAGYAHLTMDTRGQGSSHSIGHTPDPHGSGPSVPGFATRGIAGPGEYYYRRVITDAVRAVAAVRTLECVDASRVAPFGASQGGGIALAVAGLVEGLSAVVAKVPCLSNFPLGISLAESGPYTEIAAWLRIHAEEEAEALHTLSYFDAVNFVERATAPALFSAALKDMVCPAPTVYSAHDAYAGEKSLNLWKYSGHEGGGVGEDHQVLGFLEAKMATSSDRSSG, translated from the coding sequence ATGAACAGCGCAACATCGTACGCGGACACGGAGACTCCGCTCAGGAGCCACCACGGCCAGTTCCGTCCGGAGGACTTCGATTCCTTCTGGCTGGACACCCTCGCCGAAGCGGACCGGCATCCACTGGACCTGCGTCTTGAGCCCGTCGAATCGCCGCTGAGGACGATCGACGTCTTCGATCTGACCTTTGCCGGTTTCGGCGGAGAACCAGTGAAAGGCTGGCTTCGACTCCCCAGAGCAAGGGGAGCGAAACTGCAGGCCATCGTGGAGTACGTGGGTTACGGGAGCGGGCGGGGCCACCACATCGACAACCTGCTCTGGTCCTCCGCAGGCTACGCCCACCTGACCATGGATACCCGCGGCCAGGGGAGCTCCCACAGCATCGGGCACACGCCGGACCCGCACGGCTCCGGCCCTTCAGTGCCCGGCTTCGCCACCCGGGGAATAGCCGGACCGGGTGAGTACTACTACCGCCGGGTCATCACGGACGCAGTGCGCGCCGTGGCGGCCGTGCGAACGCTCGAATGCGTCGATGCCTCAAGAGTGGCCCCATTCGGGGCAAGCCAGGGCGGGGGCATCGCCCTCGCCGTCGCCGGGCTGGTTGAAGGGCTCTCGGCCGTCGTCGCGAAGGTGCCTTGCCTGAGCAATTTCCCGCTTGGAATCAGCCTCGCGGAGTCCGGGCCATATACGGAGATCGCCGCCTGGCTCAGGATCCATGCCGAGGAAGAGGCGGAAGCGCTGCACACCCTCTCCTATTTCGACGCCGTCAACTTCGTGGAGCGAGCGACGGCGCCGGCGCTGTTCTCGGCAGCGCTCAAGGACATGGTGTGCCCGGCGCCAACCGTGTACTCGGCGCACGACGCCTACGCTGGCGAGAAAAGCCTGAACCTGTGGAAGTACAGCGGCCACGAAGGTGGCGGCGTCGGCGAGGACCACCAGGTCCTGGGCTTCCTTGAGGCGAAGATGGCCACCTCGTCGGACCGCAGCTCAGGCTAG
- a CDS encoding fibronectin type III domain-containing protein — protein MNFRDPQAASLARDLRAGTLRYPSGTDSDYFDVRTGNVRPEWAAQFFGKMTAFDTSLDDAQIIGAKPDLHRLSGFKTLLDDIDADTVIIINGFTDSPESAGAVAAYCVANNIRVAAYELSNEGWLLPTFFMDATDYAARMKPYFEAIKAADPQAQVNVMFSQGEAPAWDQALADYPDKYWDGISFHMYGGGDRYSTFDDAVKDLNTRLADRTNSYIDSYYLAKGRPDMRVTVSEFNSTPSTMTKLSTSGIIRTLYNGIFAAEFITRLSSHPNVDRVMLHGLVQFGATFTKPYVDTMKNAYERGTPLDTAGFDFGVIKHGSALALSVCLDAINSSSHTLATGTDGTVTVPKYGGTVPAVHTQAYVGLDGHDYLVVTNKSNIAHSLSINWDGVPLPGPFETRYISAEDPRAENTAVDPNTVAVQEGASPNPVLVPGYSVMRIKWSRAGTALHSSVVVPRGAQIVRAQPAGRSIHVSWTKAEAAELHVALCKTSDGTIIRQQVSKKSELTFEGLALGTTYQVTVAPQEGGGAGTESKPSFVRLAVPDPSTLESVTPGDGTAVLAWTPVAGADGYMVRYGPTGTEASLAVGNSMGVEVSGLTNDVEYMFTVHAVNTYGESPASGSLTATPSANVPYPPHTVLAAAGGSGTLVWWKPSYKRVLNANFEAGAAGWELQGAWSVLDLPGADGPLADGKGMSKRLAINGTGIATTGSDVSANHFVGAEVAFSSTLSGSAGLVLRYVDSANYYFASFDFATAKHSIGRVLAGTTSVLAETQPITEAYALPAANRQYTYRFELNAAVLVLFRDGSEILRVRDTNLLSGAPGRVGIVSTGAAVNYDRVHIEADTATGFDILRSTEAGGPYSTIASHSAGTTFLDTTASSPGNYYRVIAVTGSIRSAYASHPAPSRLKNVARDATITASSTLAGTATAKLVDGIKNLDSSRWVSQPGEPHSLEFTWPSAKTIARVCVYSGFMANRGFQIGAYDLQCWVDGAWETVTSVTGNTKDVYDGGYNDLSFAPISTSKIRLHITDACTAPGYTNARVLEVEIYGK, from the coding sequence ATGAACTTCCGGGATCCCCAGGCCGCGAGCCTTGCCCGCGACCTTCGTGCCGGAACCCTGCGGTATCCATCAGGCACGGATTCGGACTACTTCGACGTTCGCACCGGAAACGTGAGGCCGGAATGGGCCGCACAGTTCTTCGGCAAAATGACGGCCTTCGATACTTCGCTTGACGATGCACAGATCATCGGTGCAAAACCGGATCTGCACCGGCTGTCCGGCTTCAAAACGCTCCTGGACGACATCGATGCCGACACGGTGATCATCATCAACGGCTTTACCGATTCGCCGGAGTCGGCAGGAGCAGTTGCCGCCTACTGCGTGGCGAACAACATCCGGGTGGCAGCCTATGAACTGAGCAACGAAGGCTGGCTCCTGCCCACCTTCTTCATGGATGCCACGGACTATGCCGCCCGGATGAAGCCCTACTTCGAAGCCATCAAGGCCGCCGATCCGCAGGCCCAGGTGAACGTCATGTTCTCCCAGGGGGAAGCACCGGCATGGGACCAGGCCCTGGCGGACTACCCGGACAAGTACTGGGACGGCATCTCCTTCCACATGTACGGCGGAGGAGACCGCTACAGCACCTTTGACGACGCCGTGAAGGACCTGAACACCCGTCTGGCAGACCGGACCAATTCGTACATCGACAGCTACTACCTGGCCAAGGGACGCCCGGACATGCGGGTGACCGTGAGTGAATTCAATTCCACTCCCAGCACCATGACCAAGCTGTCCACCTCAGGCATCATCCGGACCCTCTACAACGGGATCTTTGCTGCCGAGTTCATCACGAGGCTTTCCAGCCACCCCAACGTCGACCGTGTGATGCTGCACGGGCTGGTTCAGTTTGGCGCGACCTTCACGAAACCGTACGTGGACACGATGAAGAACGCCTATGAGCGCGGCACGCCGTTGGACACCGCAGGCTTCGATTTCGGCGTCATCAAGCACGGCTCGGCCCTTGCCCTCTCCGTCTGCCTGGACGCCATCAACAGCAGTTCGCATACCCTGGCAACCGGTACCGATGGAACGGTGACGGTCCCCAAATATGGTGGAACCGTACCGGCCGTGCACACCCAGGCCTACGTCGGCCTTGACGGCCACGACTACCTGGTGGTCACCAACAAATCCAATATCGCCCATTCCCTCAGCATCAACTGGGACGGGGTTCCCTTGCCTGGCCCGTTTGAAACGAGATACATCAGCGCAGAGGATCCGCGCGCTGAGAATACCGCGGTGGATCCCAACACGGTCGCGGTGCAGGAAGGAGCATCGCCGAACCCTGTGCTCGTGCCCGGGTACAGCGTCATGCGGATCAAGTGGAGCCGGGCGGGCACGGCCCTTCACTCATCGGTGGTTGTTCCCAGGGGAGCCCAGATCGTCAGGGCCCAGCCCGCTGGGCGAAGCATCCACGTGTCCTGGACCAAGGCAGAAGCGGCTGAGCTCCATGTTGCGCTGTGCAAGACAAGCGACGGAACAATCATTCGCCAACAAGTCAGCAAGAAGTCCGAGCTCACGTTTGAGGGACTGGCACTGGGAACGACGTACCAGGTGACGGTCGCACCTCAAGAGGGCGGGGGAGCAGGCACGGAATCCAAGCCCAGCTTCGTGCGACTTGCCGTGCCGGACCCGAGCACCTTGGAGTCTGTAACCCCGGGCGACGGCACTGCTGTGCTGGCGTGGACGCCCGTAGCCGGAGCGGACGGCTACATGGTGCGCTACGGTCCCACGGGCACGGAGGCATCGCTGGCCGTAGGAAATTCCATGGGCGTGGAAGTTTCCGGGCTAACGAACGATGTTGAATACATGTTCACGGTGCACGCGGTCAACACGTATGGGGAATCGCCCGCCTCCGGCTCCCTCACCGCGACACCGAGCGCCAACGTACCCTATCCGCCGCACACTGTGCTCGCGGCAGCGGGCGGCAGCGGAACCCTCGTATGGTGGAAGCCCTCCTACAAGAGGGTTTTGAACGCCAACTTCGAAGCCGGAGCCGCAGGCTGGGAGCTCCAGGGAGCATGGTCCGTCCTGGACCTTCCCGGCGCGGACGGGCCGTTGGCTGACGGCAAGGGCATGTCCAAGCGGTTGGCCATCAACGGAACAGGAATCGCAACGACCGGATCCGACGTATCAGCGAATCACTTTGTCGGCGCCGAAGTGGCGTTTTCGAGCACGCTGTCAGGATCAGCGGGACTGGTTCTGCGCTATGTGGACAGCGCGAACTACTATTTCGCCAGCTTCGACTTCGCCACCGCGAAGCATTCGATTGGCCGGGTGCTGGCGGGCACCACGTCGGTTTTGGCCGAAACCCAGCCAATCACGGAGGCCTATGCGCTTCCGGCGGCGAACCGGCAATACACCTACCGCTTCGAACTCAACGCGGCCGTGCTGGTCCTCTTTCGCGACGGTTCGGAAATACTGCGCGTGCGGGACACGAACCTGCTTTCCGGAGCGCCCGGGCGGGTGGGCATCGTCTCGACCGGAGCGGCCGTCAACTATGACCGCGTCCACATCGAAGCTGACACCGCCACAGGGTTCGATATCCTGCGATCAACTGAGGCCGGCGGACCCTACTCCACCATTGCTTCGCACTCAGCGGGAACCACCTTCCTGGACACGACGGCCAGCAGCCCCGGCAACTACTACCGGGTCATCGCAGTCACCGGAAGCATTCGCTCCGCGTACGCCTCGCATCCGGCCCCGTCGAGGCTGAAGAACGTTGCCCGCGACGCAACCATCACGGCCAGCAGCACCTTGGCCGGCACAGCGACGGCCAAGCTCGTGGACGGAATCAAAAACCTCGATTCCAGCCGCTGGGTTTCGCAGCCCGGTGAACCACATAGCCTCGAATTCACGTGGCCCAGCGCCAAGACCATTGCGCGGGTGTGTGTCTATTCAGGATTCATGGCGAACCGCGGATTCCAGATCGGAGCCTACGATCTTCAGTGCTGGGTGGACGGGGCATGGGAAACGGTCACGTCAGTGACTGGCAATACGAAGGACGTGTATGACGGAGGCTACAACGACCTCTCCTTCGCCCCGATCTCCACAAGCAAGATCCGTCTTCACATCACCGATGCCTGCACCGCCCCGGGCTACACGAACGCCCGCGTACTTGAAGTGGAAATCTACGGCAAATGA
- a CDS encoding ABC transporter substrate-binding protein, whose amino-acid sequence MRTKRFTRWAALVGAAAAVSLVSACGSGTPSATPTAGGTVSVWIQNGAQSAAIQKHLESWGAENGTTVEVTVQASDSYLNALQLALKTGKGPDVFDASSAQVLASAGFLKPLDDVLSDEDKTAYARALQKPSPYIFNDATYAVPTTADTTRLAYNKDIFKKAGLDPEKPPVTFAEVVTACKAIEASAQGVYCFGLPLKWVGWASWMLDPSITNTEDDLTGKGIFNVSTQKYETDKAKPGIELYRELISKGWAYPGASSLENDAMRAAFAKGEIAMFVSASWDVGVLNETNKTSANWAAAAVPAPQGTKAVRQAMNAGTPYGINAASKNAAGAGAVLNVLIGSTLNTQLGKTGLTFPLRADAAKAASDAAKWPQYAQYAPSETDKAWFVAPTALLNVQGENFRDAMARLLLGTEDVSSGLDAIAGKYNAAFKDAVDSGQISAENFAKAK is encoded by the coding sequence ATGAGAACGAAGAGGTTCACTCGTTGGGCAGCCCTGGTGGGGGCGGCGGCAGCTGTCAGTCTTGTCTCCGCCTGCGGCTCCGGCACGCCGTCAGCAACCCCGACGGCGGGAGGTACTGTAAGCGTCTGGATTCAGAACGGCGCGCAATCAGCTGCGATCCAGAAGCATCTTGAATCCTGGGGCGCGGAGAACGGCACCACTGTGGAGGTGACAGTACAGGCCTCCGATTCATACCTCAACGCGCTTCAGCTCGCGCTCAAAACGGGCAAGGGCCCGGACGTCTTCGATGCCTCCAGCGCCCAGGTCCTTGCATCCGCCGGGTTCTTGAAGCCGCTCGACGATGTGTTGAGCGACGAGGACAAGACGGCGTACGCCAGGGCCCTGCAGAAGCCCTCGCCGTACATCTTCAACGACGCCACCTACGCGGTGCCCACCACGGCGGATACAACGCGGCTTGCCTACAACAAGGACATCTTCAAGAAGGCCGGCCTGGATCCGGAGAAGCCTCCGGTAACGTTTGCCGAGGTCGTCACGGCATGCAAGGCCATTGAGGCGAGCGCCCAGGGCGTCTATTGCTTCGGGCTTCCGCTCAAATGGGTGGGTTGGGCCAGCTGGATGCTGGACCCCAGCATCACCAACACCGAGGACGATCTGACGGGCAAGGGCATCTTCAACGTCAGCACTCAGAAGTATGAGACGGACAAGGCCAAGCCGGGCATCGAACTCTACCGGGAACTGATCAGCAAGGGCTGGGCGTACCCGGGGGCAAGCTCGCTCGAAAACGATGCCATGCGCGCCGCCTTCGCAAAGGGCGAGATCGCCATGTTCGTCTCTGCGTCGTGGGACGTGGGCGTGCTCAACGAGACCAACAAGACCAGCGCCAACTGGGCGGCAGCGGCCGTCCCCGCCCCCCAAGGCACCAAGGCCGTGCGGCAGGCAATGAACGCGGGCACCCCTTACGGGATCAACGCGGCAAGCAAGAATGCCGCCGGAGCCGGCGCCGTGCTCAACGTTCTCATCGGCTCCACCCTGAATACACAGCTCGGGAAAACGGGCCTGACCTTCCCGCTCAGGGCGGATGCAGCCAAGGCGGCTTCGGACGCAGCAAAGTGGCCCCAATATGCGCAGTATGCCCCGTCAGAGACCGACAAGGCGTGGTTCGTCGCGCCGACGGCTTTGCTGAACGTTCAAGGGGAGAACTTCAGGGATGCCATGGCCCGTCTGCTGCTCGGCACGGAGGACGTCTCCAGTGGCCTTGACGCGATAGCGGGCAAATACAATGCGGCGTTCAAGGATGCCGTCGATTCAGGCCAGATATCGGCCGAGAACTTCGCAAAGGCGAAGTAG
- a CDS encoding DUF624 domain-containing protein, with protein MKPTGLLGGLYRACSIYSALAWISVLWLLGSLLLVTLPMATVALHDAAARLLDGEAPTWRRFVRTMKENVGSSWIAFAVVALPGSLAWALLGISRSGAGPMAAGAGMALVAVTAMILAVAPHACLKAAGDPVSVIRWTAYMAMARPIRAILAVVPWVAMTAVVAFCPPQIIIVVAAVAISIPALGSVAVMKYEWATAPRGARRQGIQAFSNITSKGIMQ; from the coding sequence ATGAAACCGACAGGACTCCTCGGTGGCCTCTACCGCGCATGCAGCATTTACAGTGCGTTGGCCTGGATCAGCGTCCTGTGGCTCCTGGGCTCCCTGCTCCTGGTCACGCTGCCGATGGCCACCGTTGCCCTCCACGATGCGGCTGCCCGGCTGCTCGACGGCGAGGCCCCCACCTGGAGGCGGTTCGTCCGCACCATGAAGGAAAACGTCGGCTCGTCCTGGATCGCGTTCGCCGTCGTGGCCCTTCCGGGCTCCCTGGCGTGGGCTTTGCTGGGGATCTCCCGCAGCGGTGCAGGACCGATGGCCGCCGGCGCGGGCATGGCGCTGGTTGCCGTCACCGCCATGATCTTGGCCGTTGCTCCACATGCATGCCTCAAGGCCGCCGGGGATCCGGTCTCGGTGATCCGCTGGACTGCCTATATGGCCATGGCACGGCCAATCCGGGCAATTCTCGCTGTCGTCCCGTGGGTGGCGATGACCGCCGTGGTCGCATTCTGCCCGCCTCAGATCATCATCGTCGTCGCAGCGGTTGCCATAAGCATCCCAGCCCTCGGCAGCGTTGCGGTCATGAAATACGAATGGGCGACGGCGCCGCGCGGCGCCCGTCGTCAAGGAATTCAGGCTTTCTCCAACATCACGTCGAAAGGAATCATGCAATGA
- a CDS encoding carbohydrate ABC transporter permease encodes MNNRSASRATLRTLAYLVLTAVAIVTLVPLVYAFFASFKPSAEILSSGSQLLPETWTFDNYIRAWELGGFSRYLANSVIVVIGVVAIDLFASSMLGYLLARRAVPFHGAIVAVMSFTLFVGVGTATLYPRLQIAQVLGIDNLFGVILVELSGIGIIHVFLIRAFCESLPLELEEAGRLDGLGLFGVYSRLALPLMRPILATTGILAFQEAWNNFQIPYVFTISDQDLRTLVVGVFALRSTSEGTQAYDLMLAGAMIIIVPIVILFFVFQRFFIQGMTEGSVKG; translated from the coding sequence ATGAACAACCGGAGCGCTTCGCGCGCCACGCTCAGGACGCTCGCCTACCTGGTTCTCACCGCGGTGGCCATCGTCACGCTGGTCCCCTTGGTCTATGCGTTCTTCGCATCCTTCAAGCCCTCGGCCGAGATCTTGTCCAGCGGATCGCAGCTCCTTCCAGAGACGTGGACGTTCGACAACTACATTCGGGCGTGGGAATTGGGCGGGTTCAGCCGGTACCTGGCCAACTCTGTCATCGTGGTGATCGGCGTCGTCGCAATCGACCTCTTTGCCTCCTCCATGCTCGGCTACCTCCTGGCGCGGCGGGCGGTTCCCTTCCACGGGGCCATCGTCGCGGTGATGTCCTTCACCTTGTTTGTCGGCGTCGGGACTGCAACCCTCTATCCGCGCTTGCAAATTGCCCAGGTCCTCGGAATCGACAACCTCTTCGGCGTCATCCTGGTCGAGCTCTCCGGCATCGGCATCATCCATGTGTTCCTCATCCGGGCCTTCTGCGAGAGCCTGCCGCTGGAACTCGAGGAGGCCGGACGCCTGGACGGCCTGGGACTGTTTGGCGTCTACTCCCGGCTGGCCCTTCCGCTCATGCGGCCGATCCTCGCCACCACCGGGATCCTGGCGTTCCAGGAAGCCTGGAACAACTTCCAGATCCCCTATGTGTTCACCATCAGCGACCAGGACCTCCGCACCCTGGTGGTCGGGGTCTTCGCCCTGCGGAGCACCTCCGAGGGCACGCAGGCATACGACCTCATGCTGGCCGGCGCGATGATCATCATCGTTCCGATCGTCATCCTGTTCTTCGTCTTCCAACGCTTCTTCATCCAGGGCATGACCGAGGGGAGCGTGAAGGGATGA
- a CDS encoding carbohydrate ABC transporter permease, which produces MSSVRTTAKAPVEVPKEQRPGPGRARKNWQSRERITASLMALPSLIPLVLFALLPVAYVVFLSFTRYNGVTSPQWIGLVNYQQMLKDGAWWQSVLITLIFALGQIVIGLPLSLFLATLLNSGLKGMAVFRGIFFLPYVISIAVIGVVFYFLLRPVNGVINGILQALSIISTDVDWLGSQGTALASLILVGVWSTFGINLIFFLVGLQTVPKDLLESAQLDGANALQQFRHITLPLLAPITRVVVVLSIVFSLRSFDLVKTLTDGGPAGQTSVMYTYLFDYFFGTDRGSQYGYASALAVGASIIAAIVSLVYMGLARDRTVRSQAAGTEEGTR; this is translated from the coding sequence GTGAGCAGCGTACGCACGACCGCAAAGGCACCCGTAGAGGTGCCGAAGGAACAAAGGCCCGGGCCGGGGCGGGCACGGAAGAACTGGCAATCGAGGGAACGGATCACCGCCTCGCTGATGGCCCTGCCGTCGCTGATCCCGCTGGTCCTTTTCGCGCTGCTGCCGGTGGCCTATGTGGTGTTCCTCAGCTTCACGCGGTACAACGGCGTCACATCGCCGCAGTGGATCGGGCTTGTCAACTACCAGCAGATGCTGAAGGACGGGGCCTGGTGGCAGTCCGTCCTCATTACCTTGATCTTCGCGCTCGGCCAGATCGTGATCGGTCTCCCGCTGTCGTTGTTCCTGGCCACCCTTCTCAACAGCGGGTTGAAGGGGATGGCCGTGTTTCGGGGCATCTTCTTCCTGCCCTATGTCATCTCCATCGCCGTCATCGGCGTCGTGTTCTACTTCCTGCTCAGGCCGGTCAACGGAGTGATCAACGGAATACTCCAGGCCCTGAGCATCATCTCCACGGATGTGGACTGGCTCGGAAGCCAGGGAACCGCGCTGGCGAGCCTGATCCTGGTGGGCGTCTGGTCCACCTTTGGGATCAACCTGATCTTCTTCCTGGTGGGGCTCCAGACAGTCCCCAAGGACCTTCTGGAAAGCGCCCAACTGGACGGCGCCAACGCCCTGCAGCAATTCCGCCACATCACGCTGCCGCTGCTCGCCCCCATCACCCGCGTCGTCGTGGTGCTGTCCATCGTCTTTTCGCTGAGGTCCTTCGACCTCGTCAAAACGCTGACAGATGGGGGTCCGGCCGGGCAGACAAGCGTGATGTACACCTACCTGTTCGACTACTTCTTCGGAACTGACAGGGGAAGCCAGTACGGCTACGCATCGGCCCTTGCGGTCGGCGCGAGCATCATCGCCGCGATCGTCTCGCTGGTCTACATGGGCCTTGCCCGCGATCGAACAGTCCGCTCGCAGGCAGCAGGCACGGAAGAAGGAACGCGATGA
- a CDS encoding LacI family DNA-binding transcriptional regulator encodes MGEQRKRPARQSDIARLAGVSQATVSSVITGSGDRYGIAQETRDKVMAAVEALGYVPSVAARQMRGTRNRLLGVHTFEPIFPISQMNFYHEFLVGIEEQAVVDGYNLLLFTATDTTSGKRPLFIDGNSQLTVADGTILLGLDREKSELERLAASGYPFVHIGRRIIDGVEIPFVSPDYQSGVAAAIDRLTELGHTKIAYLLDDISFEATAARRDGYRIAMEAHGLEAAMVEPSELLPATAELDGTTAFLVEGGPQLLWLESYARAHGLSIPQELSVVVLSDDAGAAVPERQWSTLSAPRRQLGSEAVRLLVSILDGVDSPSHRYLDCLPLNESSISSPRTAASS; translated from the coding sequence ATGGGAGAACAACGCAAACGCCCCGCGCGCCAGTCCGACATCGCCCGCCTCGCCGGAGTTTCACAGGCCACAGTCTCGTCCGTCATCACCGGCAGCGGTGACCGCTACGGCATAGCTCAGGAGACGCGGGACAAGGTGATGGCCGCGGTGGAGGCACTCGGCTATGTGCCCAGCGTTGCGGCCCGCCAAATGCGGGGAACGCGGAACCGGCTGCTGGGGGTCCACACGTTCGAACCGATCTTCCCCATCAGCCAAATGAACTTCTACCACGAGTTTCTGGTGGGAATCGAAGAGCAGGCCGTCGTCGACGGGTACAACCTTTTGCTCTTCACGGCCACCGATACGACGTCGGGCAAACGCCCCCTGTTCATTGACGGAAACTCCCAGCTGACCGTGGCCGATGGAACCATCCTGCTCGGCCTCGACCGCGAAAAGAGTGAACTAGAACGCCTCGCGGCAAGCGGCTACCCGTTTGTGCACATAGGCCGGCGCATCATCGACGGCGTCGAAATCCCGTTTGTCAGCCCCGACTACCAGTCAGGCGTTGCGGCCGCCATCGACCGCCTAACGGAGTTGGGGCACACGAAGATCGCCTACCTCCTGGACGACATCAGCTTCGAGGCCACCGCCGCCCGCCGCGACGGCTACCGGATTGCCATGGAGGCGCATGGCCTTGAAGCGGCCATGGTGGAGCCCTCGGAGCTCCTGCCGGCCACCGCCGAGCTGGACGGGACGACGGCCTTCCTCGTTGAGGGCGGCCCCCAGCTGCTTTGGCTCGAGAGCTACGCACGGGCCCACGGCCTCAGCATCCCCCAGGAGCTGTCCGTCGTCGTACTTTCCGACGACGCCGGCGCGGCGGTGCCGGAGCGGCAGTGGTCAACCCTGTCGGCGCCGCGGCGGCAACTCGGCTCGGAAGCCGTCCGACTGCTGGTCAGCATCCTGGACGGCGTCGACAGTCCGAGCCACCGCTACCTTGACTGCCTGCCCCTGAACGAGAGCAGCATTTCCTCCCCCAGGACCGCCGCGAGCAGCTAA